One region of Oreochromis aureus strain Israel breed Guangdong linkage group 19, ZZ_aureus, whole genome shotgun sequence genomic DNA includes:
- the LOC116330583 gene encoding connector enhancer of kinase suppressor of ras 3-like produces the protein MEPITKWTPKQVVDWMKGLDDSLQQYVSNFEREKISGEQLLKITHQDLEELGVARIGHQELVLEAVDLLCALNYGVESDNLKNLVVRMRAATNSLHMATADRRKSPAYDGSASRKPPNDFLTSVVELIGAAKSLLAWLDRTPLTGISDFTATKNQIIQLCLELTTTVQQDCSVYEMEERILEVSKILNTICDQTVRTTSDPLMSQSACLEEVQLTNINPGEGLGMYIKSTYDGLHVITGTTEHSPADLTRKIHAGDEVIQVNHQTVVGWQLKNLVFKLREDPKGVVLLLKKRPTGTTGFTPAPLKNMRWKPPVPQNNSSLIRAQSPSSSANGSTKKEKPAILDLYIPPPPLMPYTPREARTDSFCSISKRPKGSESPNSFLDKESRGHCTDFDKQSAGCPIEAKVVQPRMREHKSSRGKPRPLSMPADTCLSVVDPYAKPWAQGRKGEDLLYRYLSNERIPTIAEEVPSVSPPYRPAGERHLIRVDHIRGSRYYSSSDLHNSATIPYQEDTKKAPVAPVSKRTTAERSLLGSSWHSSSDFLNRYNHPHLRSWSFSQAAAFPISVTPSMAADDYNPVSLRHKSKKKSRGGNGTMSRRRISVKELGQPDHQGWLYRKKESKGFLGMKWKKYWFVLKKTALYWYTNQLAEKAEGYIDLTNFIIDRAIECKKKYAFKACHPQVMMFYFAAESYEDMNLWVNKLGLASIQYEQTEVNAPAECYSEASDHEDAETTEIPPPPYSEQTLRDSTNASGPPGSTHQGTLPPPYSSAVPSEANGSLSSPVSTMTSQSSASSLTKQRQSWLDLVSQASPAAGETAVVCSAQVHSHQPPQKETAEETRLENLATQDSSDAESNEETPSAEGEDQREVLRTQNKANHENSSDEMEKLYIHLKEASLSPIGERKPSTKKEFRTSFVRRCKNQAVNDKLHLIRTLNSTLKAREADLQAIEQILSDPELTSDKFREWKEVNGPLVQEICVTHIQQVASEAAKAEASVIAAPVVETSL, from the exons AACTACGGAGTGGAGTCAGACAACTTGAAGAATCTGGTAGTGAGGATGAGAGCTGCCACCAACAGTCTGCACATGGCCACGGCCGACCGCAGGAAAAGCCCCGCCTACGATGGAAGCGCCTCGCGAAAGCCACCTAACGACTTTCTTACCTCCGTGGTGGAGCTGATCGGTGCTGCAAAGAGCCTCCTGGCGTGGCTCGACAG GACGCCTCTTACAGGGATCAGTGACTTCACAGCCACCAAGAACCAGATCATTCAGCTGTGCCTGGAGCTCACCACCACAGTTCAGCAG GACTGCAGTGTTTATGAGATGGAAGAAAGGATCCTGGAAGTT TCAAAGATTTTGAACACCATCTGTGATCAGACCGTGAGAACCACCTCTGACCCCCTGATGAGCCAGTCGGCTTGTTTGGAAGAAGTCCAGTTGACCAATATCAATCCAGGCGAGGGTCTG GGAATGTACATCAAGTCTACTTATGATGGGTTGCATGTCATCACTGGAACCACAGAACAT TCGCCTGCAGACCTGACGAGGAAGATCCACGCTGGGGACGAGGTGATCCAGGTTAACCATCAGACTGTG GTGGGCTGGCAGCTGAAAAACCTGGTTTTTAAACTGAGGGAGGACCCTAAAGGTGTGGTTCTACTCCTGAAGAAGAGGCCCACGGGCACAACAGGTTTCACCCCCGCCCCACTGAAGAACATGCGCTGGAAGCCCCCAGTACCTCAg AACAATTCGTCCCTCATTAGAGCCCAGTCTCCTTCCAGTTCAGCTAATGGATCAACCAAAAAGGAGAAGCCGGCTATCCTGGACTTGTACATCCCGCCTCCTCCACTAATGCCGTACACGCCGCG AGAGGCGAGAACAGACTCCTTCTGCAGCATTAGTAAAAGACCAAAGGGCTCTGAGTCACCTAACTCCTTCCTGGACAAGGAGAGCAGAGGACACTGCACCGATTTTGACAAGCAAAGCGCCGGATGTCCGATCGAAGCCAAGGTGGTCCAGCCCAGAATGAGGGAGCATAAGTCCTCGCGTG GTAAGCCCCGGCCGCTGTCCATGCCTGCAGACACCTGTCTGTCAGTGGTTGATCCTTACGCAAAGCCCTGGGCACAGGGAAGGAAAG GTGAGGACCTCCTGTACAGATACCTGAGTAACGAGAGGATCCCCACCATTGCCGAGGAGGTCCCCTCGGTGTCGCCACCCTACAGGCCTGCAGGGGAACGGCATCTCATCCGAGTGGACCACATCCGGGGCAGCCGCTACTACTCCAGCTCAGACCTCCACAACAGTGCCACCATCCCCTACCAGGAAGACACGAAAAAGGCTCCGGTAGCTCCCGTCTCCAAGCGCACGACGGCAGAACGCTCACTACTG GGATCCAGCTGGCACTCTAGCAGTGACTTCCTCAACCG GTATAATCATCCACATTTACGATCGTGGTCCTTTTCTCAAGCA GCTGCCTTCCCCATATCTGTGACTCCTTCAATGGCTGCCGATGACTACAACCCA GTTTCCCTCCGACACAAATCCAAGAAGAAGAGCCGAGGAG GCAATGGTACGATGAGCAGAAGACGCATCTCGGTCAAAGAGCTTGGCCAGCCAGATCACCAGGGCTGGCTGTacaggaagaaagaaagcaaaggcTTTCTGGGTATGAAATGGAAGAAGTACTGGTTTGTGCTGAAGAAGACTGCTCTCTACTGGTATACCAACCAGCTG GCAGAAAAAGCCGAAGGCTACATCGACCTCACAAACTTCATAATCGACAGAGCCATCGAGTGCAAGAAGAAATA TGCATTCAAAGCTTGCCACCCGCAAGTtatgatgttttattttgctgccGAGAGCTACGAGGACATGAACTT gtGGGTGAATAAGCTTGGGCTAGCCTCCATTCAGTATGAACAAACAGAAGTAAACGCTCCAGCCG AGTGTTATAGTGAAGCCAGTGATCACGAAGATGCTGAAACCACAGAGATACCCCCTCCACCGTACTCTGAACAGACCCTGCGGGACTCTACGAATGCCTCCGGTCCGCCTGGTAGCACACATCAG GGTACCCTTCCTCCCCCTTACTCCTCTGCAGTCCCCAGCGAAGCTAACGGTTCGCTCTCCTCACCTGTCAGTACGATGACATCTCAGAGCTCCGCCTCTTCGCTCACCAAGCAAAGACAGTCCTGGTTGGACCTGGTCTCGCAGGCATCTCCTGCTGCTGGGGAAACGGCAGTGGTGTGCTCAGCCCAGGTCCACTCGCATCAGCCTCCACAAAAGGAGACGGCAGAGGAAACAAGGCTAGAGAACTTGGCCACCCAGGACTCCTCGGACGCTGAATCTAATGAGGAAACGCCTTCAGCTGAGGGGGAAGATCAGAGGGAAGTTTTAAGGACGCAAAATAAAG CCAATCATGAGAACAGCTCCGATGAGATGGAGAAGCTGTATATTCATCTGAAGGAGGCCAGTCTGTCGCCGATAGGAGAACGTAAACCATCCACGAAAAAGGAATTCAGGACCTCCTTCGTAAGACGCTGCAAAAACCAGGCTGTCAATGATAAGCTGCACCTTATCAGGACACTCAACAGCACATTAAAG GCAAGAGAGGCGGACCTGCAGGCAATAGAACAGATCCTGTCGGACCCGGAGCTTACCTCAGACAAGTTCAGAGAGTGGAAGGAAGTCAACGGACCTTTGGTGCAGGAGATCTGTGTCACACACATCCAGCAGGTGGCGTCAGAGGCCGCAAAGGCTGAAGCGTCGGTCATAGCCGCTCCTGTGGTAGAGACCAGTTTATAA